The Bombus vancouverensis nearcticus chromosome 2, iyBomVanc1_principal, whole genome shotgun sequence genome window below encodes:
- the LOC117163263 gene encoding transmembrane 7 superfamily member 3, producing MNRTFVGELLIFLLLTIGSLAREKPSDTLSLTDGSVLQVNLTNLHDSVPYMRQVSIKASSNATFNITNISSNASFIIFQIHTYQHNVTLSYDKDYLNKISNKSVFGSNIGLFSRLTKNIVTQLFVKNDNVHDVNGLLAVVAYHNKAPIPGGCNMEFNTEIAPYASVQTLDTMVIVDVQPASVPLNDSAKPTCEKNPVEVEMYQIFLNEQDFSINSYFTAITSMLTVTDIKENGVKVANPVISSPTRRVFSAYTGVGSVYVALATYGKYSAAYVPSFSYACHPTIDPASCDVLPNLLSKIVCAFCFFVGLLSICFGHHHLKADMALPVFFTGTVIGYAAVGDILIAMGIGLCFTIFWLVCLFYLPIVFSGIMFNMTLGFLFACIAYFLSPDSFIILRNDWIFWSLFMTLALSVSLIMTIIFQFGFVITCSIIASFMVILPFDYWTGSALKYIVINIIRRITVEGFNSAAVRPPSEANDIALIIFWSCLVLYRIWKQWCKLGVLDLAERTPLLR from the exons ATGAACCGCACTTTTGTCGGAGAGCTGTTAATCTTTCTGTTACTCACCATTGGCAGCTTAGCTAGGGAAAAACCATCAGATACACTATCTCTCACTG ATGGAAGTGTGTTACAGGTGAATTTAACTAATCTTCATGATTCTGTGCCATACATGAGACAAGTATCTATCAAAGCCAGTAGCAATGCAACATTTAATATAACCAACATTTCCTCCAACGCTTCTTTCATTATCTTTCAAATTCATACCTACCAACACAATGTCACGCTGTCTTATGATAAAGATTatcttaataaaatttcaaacaaaagcGTATTTGGATCAAACATTGGCCTTTTCTCTAGGCTAACCAAGAACATAGTAACGCAACTATTCGTGAAAAACGATAATGTCCACGACGTTAATGGTCTACTCGCTGTTGTTGCTTACCACAATAAAG CACCCATACCGGGTGGATGCAACATGGAATTCAATACAGAGATCGCGCCGTACGCGAGCGTGCAGACACTCGACACGATGGTGATCGTCGACGTGCAACCCGCCTCGGTACCGTTGAACGACAGCGCAAAGCCCACTTGCGAAAAAAACCCTGTGGAAGTCGAGATGTATCAGATATTCCTGAATGAGCAGGACTTCAGTATCAATAGTTATTTTACGGCTATCACAAGCATGCTGACTGTTACGGATATTAAGGAAAACGGAGTAAAG GTAGCGAATCCGGTGATTTCCTCTCCGACAAGGCGAGTGTTCAGCGCGTACACCGGAGTTGGCTCCGTTTACGTCGCACTGGCTACTTATGGGAAATATTCCGCGGCCTACGTGCCATCATTTTCATACGCCTGTCATCCCACAATCGATCCGGCCTCCTGTGACGTTTTAC CCAATTTACTTTCCAAGATCGTCTGCGCTTTCTGTTTCTTCGTCGGATTGTTATCAATATGCTTCGGGCACCATCACCTTAAAGCCGATATGGCACTGCCGGTATTTTTCACTGGAACCGTGATTGGTTACGCTGCAGTGG GGGATATTTTAATCGCCATGGGAATAGGCCTGTGTTTCACGATATTCTGGTTGGTGTGCCTGTTCTACCTCCCAATTGTCTTTAGCGGGATAATGTTTAACATGACGCTGGGCTTCCTCTTCGCGTGTATCGCTTACTTTCTGTCCCCGG ATTCATTTATAATTCTGCGAAACGACTGGATATTTTGGTCGCTGTTCATGACCTTGGCCCTTAGTGTGAGTTTGATCATGactataatatttcaatttggCTTTGTCATCACGTGTTCCATAATCGCGTCCTTCATGGTAATCCTGCCATTTGATTATTGGACTGGTTCTGCTCTgaaatatattgtaataaatatcatAAGAAGGATAACCGTCGAGGGTTTCAATTCAGCCGCAGTCCGACCACCATCTGAAGCTAATG ATATAGCCCTGATCATATTCTGGTCATGTTTGGTGCTATATCGCATCTGGAAGCAATGGTGCAAACTAGGTGTACTAGATCTGGCGGAAAGAACTCCATTACTTCGCTGA